The following are encoded in a window of Providencia rettgeri genomic DNA:
- the murI gene encoding glutamate racemase has translation MVIAPLEENISLPEATTSNNNLSVRPTILVFDSGVGGLSVYREVKKMIPNAHYIYAFDNEAFPYGEKSEEFIIDRVYQIVNAIASKHPLTIAIIACNTASTVSLPNLRAHFTFPVVGVVPAIKPATKLTRNGVVGLLATKGTVNREYTKELIDRFATDCQVISLGSAELVQLAERKLHGENLPLEEVAQTVRPWIRMPEPPDTVILGCTHFPLLIEELEKVLPNGTRFIDSGAAIARRTLWLINNQAEIHNSNEDDFAYCLLMNDAVQSLRPVLEAEGFNSLEKLAL, from the coding sequence ATGGTTATCGCACCGCTGGAAGAGAATATTTCCTTACCGGAAGCTACAACTTCTAATAACAACCTATCTGTTCGCCCGACCATTCTGGTGTTTGACTCTGGAGTGGGCGGGTTATCTGTCTATCGTGAAGTCAAAAAAATGATCCCGAATGCGCACTATATCTATGCATTCGATAATGAAGCTTTTCCTTATGGTGAAAAAAGTGAAGAGTTTATTATTGATAGGGTCTATCAAATTGTAAATGCGATAGCGTCAAAACATCCTTTAACAATTGCTATTATTGCCTGCAATACTGCAAGCACTGTTAGCTTGCCGAATCTAAGGGCGCATTTTACCTTCCCTGTTGTGGGCGTGGTTCCTGCAATTAAGCCGGCAACGAAACTCACTCGTAATGGCGTGGTTGGGTTATTGGCAACTAAAGGGACGGTAAATCGCGAATATACCAAAGAACTAATTGACCGTTTTGCTACGGATTGCCAAGTCATCTCATTAGGTTCAGCGGAACTAGTCCAATTAGCGGAAAGAAAGCTGCACGGGGAGAACCTACCGTTAGAAGAGGTTGCACAAACTGTGAGGCCATGGATAAGAATGCCGGAGCCTCCAGACACAGTGATTTTAGGTTGTACCCATTTCCCTCTATTAATAGAAGAACTGGAAAAAGTGCTACCAAATGGGACAAGGTTTATAGATTCAGGGGCTGCAATCGCCAGAAGAACACTTTGGCTGATAAACAATCAGGCAGAAATTCATAATTCTAACGAAGATGACTTTGCGTACTGCTTGTTAATGAATGATGCAGTACAGAGTTTAAGGCCAGTACTTGAAGCAGAAGGGTTCAATTCGCTGGAAAAACTAGCACTTTAA
- the btuB gene encoding TonB-dependent vitamin B12 receptor BtuB, translating into MNNKKLLPLSAAALAVLCGISSLASANATNKSDQLVVSANRFEQPISSILAPVTVVTREDIDHWQSNTVIDVLRRLPGVDIAQNGGMGQMSSLFIRGTESRHVLVLIDGVRLNQAGISGSSDMSQIPISLVQRIEYIRGARSAVYGSDAVGGVVNIITRRDNDGTTLNAGIGSYGYQNYNGSTQQKIGENTTVTGAAAYTYTKGFDVEARGNTGGHPQPDKDGFQNKTLWLGVEHQFATDVLAYARAYGYDNRTRYDAYYDQYANLLVDTRKLYSRTYETGVKYHQEKYSTSLMGSYSHVKDYNYDPRYGQYGKGSRIDDSKQYNVQWGNNYQLEHGTVSAGVDYQKQTIEAGTSSLPNNESVNNTGFYLTSQQAISAFTLEGAVRSEKHSEFGWHTTWQAGAGWEFIDGYQLTGSYATAYKAPNISQLYASAPYGNPELKPEESKQWEGGVKGLTGPLSWQLVAYKNEITNLIDAKAETNWGWRNVGEATIKGIEWNGDMDTGIFRHQFTYQYTDPRDDKTNKVLIRRAKQQVKYQLDWNVANIDWGLTYQYIGSRYDKDFGQYDNSTGDYKRLKLGGVSIWDLTAAYPITSHLTIRGKIANMFDKDYETAYGYRTAGREYFLTGSYNF; encoded by the coding sequence ATGAATAATAAAAAGTTGCTGCCATTATCGGCCGCTGCTCTGGCAGTGTTATGTGGTATTTCTTCTCTGGCAAGTGCAAATGCTACCAATAAGTCTGACCAGCTCGTCGTGTCAGCAAACCGTTTTGAACAACCCATTTCTTCTATATTAGCGCCAGTGACCGTTGTGACTCGTGAAGATATTGACCATTGGCAATCAAATACCGTCATTGATGTCCTAAGGCGTTTACCGGGGGTGGATATCGCGCAAAATGGCGGAATGGGACAGATGAGTTCCCTCTTTATTCGAGGTACAGAATCTCGTCATGTTTTAGTGTTAATTGATGGAGTTCGTTTAAATCAGGCAGGTATTTCAGGTTCATCCGATATGAGCCAAATCCCGATTTCTCTGGTTCAGCGTATTGAATATATTCGCGGCGCACGCTCTGCCGTTTATGGCTCTGATGCTGTTGGTGGTGTAGTGAATATCATCACCCGCCGTGATAATGATGGAACCACGTTGAATGCAGGTATCGGCTCTTATGGTTATCAAAACTATAACGGTTCAACTCAGCAAAAGATTGGTGAAAACACCACAGTTACTGGTGCTGCTGCTTATACGTATACCAAAGGGTTTGATGTGGAGGCTAGGGGGAATACTGGCGGACACCCACAACCAGATAAAGATGGCTTCCAAAATAAAACGTTATGGTTGGGTGTTGAACATCAATTTGCTACAGATGTTTTAGCGTATGCAAGAGCCTATGGTTATGATAACCGTACCCGATATGATGCATATTATGATCAATATGCAAATTTGCTTGTCGATACACGTAAGTTATATAGTCGCACCTATGAAACGGGTGTTAAATATCATCAAGAGAAGTATTCTACTTCATTAATGGGTAGCTATAGTCACGTTAAAGATTATAACTATGACCCAAGATATGGTCAGTATGGTAAAGGTTCCCGTATTGATGATTCTAAGCAATATAACGTTCAATGGGGAAATAACTACCAATTAGAACATGGTACTGTTTCGGCTGGTGTAGACTATCAAAAACAAACCATAGAAGCTGGAACTTCTTCATTACCAAATAATGAATCTGTCAATAACACTGGATTTTATTTAACGTCTCAGCAAGCAATTTCTGCTTTTACTCTTGAAGGTGCAGTAAGATCTGAAAAACACTCAGAGTTTGGTTGGCATACAACATGGCAAGCGGGTGCAGGATGGGAGTTCATTGACGGTTATCAGCTTACAGGCTCTTATGCTACAGCTTATAAAGCGCCAAATATTAGTCAGCTATATGCGTCAGCACCATATGGTAATCCAGAGCTAAAGCCAGAAGAAAGTAAACAATGGGAAGGTGGAGTGAAAGGGCTTACTGGCCCTCTAAGTTGGCAATTGGTCGCATATAAGAATGAAATTACTAACCTTATTGATGCAAAAGCTGAGACTAATTGGGGATGGAGAAATGTCGGTGAAGCAACGATAAAAGGAATAGAATGGAATGGTGATATGGATACAGGCATATTCCGTCATCAGTTTACATATCAATATACCGATCCTAGAGACGATAAAACAAACAAAGTTTTAATTCGGCGTGCTAAGCAACAAGTTAAATATCAACTAGATTGGAATGTTGCCAATATAGATTGGGGGTTAACTTATCAATATATTGGCTCTAGATATGATAAAGACTTTGGTCAATATGATAATAGTACTGGTGACTATAAAAGATTAAAACTCGGTGGCGTTAGCATCTGGGATCTCACTGCGGCATATCCAATCACTTCACATCTCACAATTCGTGGTAAAATAGCTAATATGTTCGATAAAGACTATGAGACCGCGTATGGTTATCGCACCGCTGGAAGAGAATATTTCCTTACCGGAAGCTACAACTTCTAA
- the trmA gene encoding tRNA (uridine(54)-C5)-methyltransferase TrmA, producing MPNTLHTKDYELQLAEKTDRLKAMMAPFNAPEPEIFSSPKSHYRMRAEFRVWHDKDDLFHIMFDQETKERIRVDQFPVASQLINQMMAALLPLIKQSELLRHKLFQIDYLSTLSNKLIISLLYHKKLGEEWITEAKNLKVALVEKGFDLQLIGRASKTKIMLDNDYVDEVLPVNGKNMIYRQVENSFTQPNAQVNIKMLEWAIAATQNSTGDLLELYCGNGNFSLALAQNFDRVLATEIAKPSVAAAQYNIEANNINNVQIIRMSAEDFTQAMQGAREFRRLEGITLTDYQCNTIFVDPPRSGLDDKTVKLVQGYEHILYISCNPETLCDNLAELNKTHKIEKLALFDQFPYTHHMESGVLLTRR from the coding sequence ATGCCAAATACGTTGCACACCAAAGACTATGAACTGCAACTTGCAGAGAAAACTGACCGTTTAAAGGCTATGATGGCCCCGTTTAACGCACCTGAACCTGAAATTTTTTCATCTCCGAAATCACATTACCGTATGCGTGCAGAATTTCGCGTTTGGCATGATAAAGATGATTTATTTCATATCATGTTTGATCAAGAGACTAAAGAACGCATTCGTGTCGATCAATTTCCGGTTGCTAGCCAATTGATTAATCAAATGATGGCGGCATTGCTGCCACTGATTAAGCAAAGTGAATTACTGCGCCATAAGTTATTCCAAATCGACTATTTATCGACGCTAAGTAACAAACTGATTATTTCACTTCTTTACCATAAGAAGTTAGGGGAAGAATGGATTACTGAAGCAAAAAATTTAAAAGTCGCATTAGTTGAAAAAGGGTTTGATTTACAGTTAATCGGTCGCGCTTCAAAAACAAAGATCATGCTTGATAATGATTATGTGGATGAAGTTTTGCCTGTAAATGGCAAAAATATGATCTATCGCCAAGTCGAGAATAGCTTCACACAGCCTAATGCTCAGGTGAATATTAAAATGTTGGAATGGGCCATTGCTGCCACACAAAACTCAACTGGTGATTTATTAGAGCTGTATTGTGGAAATGGGAACTTTTCATTGGCATTAGCGCAAAATTTTGATCGTGTATTAGCCACTGAAATTGCAAAGCCTTCGGTTGCCGCTGCTCAATATAATATAGAAGCAAATAATATTAATAATGTGCAGATTATCCGAATGTCCGCTGAAGATTTTACCCAAGCAATGCAAGGGGCTCGTGAATTTAGACGTTTGGAAGGAATTACGCTTACAGATTATCAATGCAATACGATTTTTGTTGACCCGCCACGTAGTGGTTTAGATGATAAAACGGTGAAACTCGTTCAAGGATACGAACATATTTTGTATATTTCCTGTAACCCAGAAACACTTTGCGATAACTTAGCAGAGCTCAATAAAACTCATAAAATAGAAAAGCTTGCGCTATTTGACCAGTTCCCCTATACCCATCATATGGAAAGTGGCGTCCTCTTAACCCGCCGTTAG
- a CDS encoding YijD family membrane protein: MMDQKSYERSTLLLAFVIGLATHGTFSTLFNSLVDFSFFPILTLILAAYCLHQRYLHQAMPIGLPKFVAGSFFIGIFGYAAILRVQNPEIGSNFIPATFIVILALWMYASWKARKKEKAELALEQEAEN; encoded by the coding sequence ATGATGGACCAAAAAAGCTATGAAAGAAGCACATTATTGCTAGCCTTTGTGATTGGCCTTGCAACCCATGGAACCTTTTCAACGTTATTCAACTCGTTAGTCGACTTTTCATTTTTTCCAATTCTGACTCTTATTTTGGCAGCCTATTGTTTGCACCAACGTTACTTACACCAAGCGATGCCTATAGGGCTACCTAAATTTGTTGCAGGTAGCTTCTTTATTGGGATCTTTGGTTATGCTGCGATTTTACGTGTTCAAAACCCTGAAATTGGCTCCAACTTTATTCCAGCAACCTTTATCGTCATTTTAGCGTTATGGATGTATGCGAGCTGGAAAGCACGTAAAAAAGAAAAAGCGGAACTGGCACTTGAGCAAGAAGCTGAGAATTAA
- the fabR gene encoding HTH-type transcriptional repressor FabR, with product MSNTIGVRAKQKEKTRRSLVEAAFSQLSAERSFTSLSLREVAREAGIAPTSFYRHFKDVDELGLTMVDESGLMLRQLMRQARQRIAKGGSVIRTSVSTFMEFIGNNPNAFRLLLRERSGTSAEFRAAVAREIQHFIAELADYLQLESRMPRHFTEMQAEAMVTIVFSAGAEALDIDEEKRRNLEERLVLQLRMIAKGAYYWYRREQEKQNQTDPDLTQ from the coding sequence GTGAGTAACACTATTGGCGTTAGAGCAAAACAAAAAGAAAAAACTCGGCGTTCACTCGTCGAAGCCGCATTTAGCCAATTAAGCGCTGAACGTAGTTTTACAAGTTTAAGTTTACGTGAAGTTGCACGGGAAGCCGGCATTGCACCGACGTCATTTTATCGTCATTTTAAAGATGTTGATGAGCTCGGTCTCACCATGGTTGACGAAAGCGGTTTGATGTTACGCCAACTTATGCGACAAGCACGACAGCGTATCGCAAAAGGCGGGAGTGTGATCCGCACATCAGTCTCAACTTTTATGGAGTTTATTGGTAATAACCCCAACGCCTTTAGGTTATTATTGCGTGAACGTTCAGGCACATCCGCTGAGTTTCGTGCGGCCGTTGCACGGGAAATACAACATTTTATTGCGGAGTTAGCGGATTACCTGCAACTTGAAAGCCGGATGCCTCGTCATTTTACTGAAATGCAAGCCGAGGCGATGGTGACGATCGTTTTCAGTGCAGGAGCTGAAGCGCTTGATATTGATGAAGAAAAACGCAGGAATCTCGAAGAACGGCTGGTATTGCAACTAAGAATGATCGCTAAAGGCGCCTACTATTGGTACCGCCGTGAACAGGAAAAACAAAATCAAACTGACCCGGATCTTACTCAATAA
- the sthA gene encoding Si-specific NAD(P)(+) transhydrogenase: MQLTHFDAIVIGSGPGGEGAAMGLVKQGKNVAVIERYNNVGGGCTHWGTIPSKALRHAVSRIIEFNQNPLYSDNSRSLSSSFSEILRHAETVISQQTRMRQGFYERNGCQMFSGEATFIDEQHVSVRYADGSCDVLSADKIVIATGSRPYCPSDVDFNHSRIYNSDTILNLTHEPRHVIIYGAGVIGCEYASIFRGLGVKVDLINTRDHLLAFLDQEMSDALSYHFWNSGVVIRHNEEYEKIEGVNDGVIVHLKSGKKVKADCLLYANGRTGNTDGLGLANVGIEADGRGLIKVDKAYRTTNEHIYAVGDVIGYPSLASAAYDQGRIAARAIGGSLGNAHLVEDIPTGIYTIPEISSVGKTEQELTAMKVPYEVGRAQFKHLARAQIAGMNVGSLKILFHRETLQILGIHCFGERAAEIIHIGQAIMEQKGEGNTIEYFVNTTFNYPTMAEAFRVAALNGLNRLF; this comes from the coding sequence ATGCAACTTACCCATTTTGATGCAATAGTGATTGGTTCAGGTCCCGGTGGTGAAGGTGCCGCTATGGGGCTCGTGAAACAAGGAAAAAACGTTGCTGTTATCGAACGTTATAATAATGTCGGCGGAGGCTGTACCCACTGGGGAACCATTCCCTCAAAAGCCCTCCGTCATGCCGTTAGCCGTATTATCGAATTTAATCAAAACCCGCTTTATAGTGATAATTCCCGCAGCTTAAGCTCCTCTTTCTCTGAAATTCTACGACATGCAGAAACCGTTATTAGCCAACAAACTCGTATGCGCCAAGGATTTTATGAACGAAATGGTTGCCAAATGTTTTCAGGGGAAGCCACTTTTATCGATGAGCAACATGTCAGTGTGCGCTATGCTGATGGAAGCTGTGATGTTTTAAGTGCAGATAAAATTGTGATAGCCACGGGGTCACGTCCTTATTGCCCTTCTGACGTTGATTTCAATCATTCCCGAATTTATAACAGTGATACGATCCTCAATCTAACTCACGAACCTCGCCACGTCATTATTTATGGTGCGGGGGTTATCGGTTGTGAGTACGCTTCAATATTTCGTGGATTAGGCGTTAAAGTGGATTTGATTAACACTCGAGATCATTTATTGGCTTTCCTTGATCAAGAAATGTCTGACGCGTTGTCTTATCATTTTTGGAATAGTGGTGTTGTTATTCGCCATAACGAAGAATATGAAAAGATCGAAGGTGTCAATGATGGTGTTATTGTTCACCTGAAATCAGGTAAAAAAGTCAAAGCTGACTGCCTATTATATGCCAACGGAAGAACCGGTAATACTGATGGTTTAGGTCTTGCAAATGTTGGTATTGAAGCGGATGGTCGCGGCCTCATTAAGGTTGATAAAGCTTACCGTACAACAAATGAACATATTTATGCTGTTGGTGATGTTATTGGTTATCCAAGCCTCGCCTCGGCAGCGTATGACCAAGGCCGAATTGCTGCACGTGCAATTGGTGGTAGCTTAGGTAATGCTCATTTAGTGGAAGATATCCCCACAGGGATTTATACCATTCCAGAAATTAGTTCAGTTGGCAAAACAGAACAAGAATTGACTGCAATGAAAGTGCCTTATGAAGTGGGTCGCGCTCAATTCAAACATTTAGCTCGCGCACAAATTGCAGGAATGAATGTTGGTAGTTTAAAAATATTATTCCATCGTGAAACGTTGCAAATACTCGGTATTCACTGTTTCGGTGAAAGGGCGGCTGAAATTATTCATATCGGCCAAGCTATCATGGAACAAAAAGGTGAAGGCAATACCATTGAATATTTTGTGAATACTACATTCAATTACCCAACGATGGCAGAAGCATTCCGCGTTGCGGCATTAAATGGTTTAAATCGACTATTTTAA
- the oxyR gene encoding DNA-binding transcriptional regulator OxyR: MNIRDLEYLVALAEHKHFRRAADSCHVSQPTLSGQIRKLEEELGVMLLERTSRKVLFTQQGLLLVEQARTILREIKVLQEMAALQGESMSGPLHIGLIPTVAPYLLPHIIPQLHQAHPKLEIYLHEAQTQQLLAQLDSGKLDCAILAEVKETDPFIVVPLFEEPMKLAIYESHPWHDRDTIEMGELSGEKLLMLEDGHCLRDQAMGFCFQAGAKEDTHFRATSLETLRNMVAAGSGITLLPDLAVPNEVCRDGVCYLNCIEPEPKRTIVLVYRPGSPLRGRYEQLAETIYNSMDSYYRNKV, encoded by the coding sequence ATGAATATTCGAGATTTAGAGTACCTTGTTGCACTCGCCGAACATAAACACTTTAGACGCGCCGCGGATTCTTGCCATGTCAGCCAACCAACACTGAGCGGACAAATTCGCAAATTAGAAGAAGAGCTGGGTGTGATGTTATTAGAAAGAACCAGTCGTAAGGTGCTTTTTACTCAGCAAGGACTGTTGCTCGTTGAACAGGCGCGTACTATTTTGCGGGAAATAAAAGTTTTGCAAGAAATGGCGGCACTGCAAGGGGAAAGCATGTCTGGTCCATTGCATATTGGCTTAATACCAACAGTTGCGCCATATTTATTACCTCATATCATTCCACAATTGCACCAAGCTCATCCAAAGTTAGAAATTTATTTGCATGAAGCGCAAACTCAGCAACTCTTAGCGCAATTGGATAGCGGTAAATTAGATTGTGCAATTTTAGCGGAAGTAAAAGAAACAGACCCGTTTATTGTCGTGCCTTTATTTGAAGAACCAATGAAACTGGCTATTTATGAAAGTCACCCATGGCATGACCGCGATACCATCGAAATGGGCGAATTGTCCGGCGAGAAATTATTAATGTTAGAAGATGGCCATTGCCTACGAGATCAGGCTATGGGTTTTTGTTTCCAAGCGGGTGCGAAAGAAGACACGCATTTTAGAGCCACGAGTTTAGAGACATTAAGAAATATGGTTGCGGCAGGAAGTGGTATTACACTTTTGCCTGATTTAGCTGTTCCAAACGAAGTGTGCCGTGATGGTGTGTGTTATTTAAATTGCATTGAACCTGAGCCAAAACGGACAATTGTTCTGGTATATCGCCCTGGTTCACCTTTACGTGGTCGCTATGAGCAATTAGCGGAAACTATCTATAATTCAATGGATAGCTACTATAGGAATAAAGTCTAG
- a CDS encoding pilus assembly protein, translating to MKANKISSVLALTLIATSLFSANIQAKENTINFKAAIVIPPCSYDVNENGVDLTFYNDNTKKMSSISINVDKEKKSAEWKVLESNRSIYQLNWTDKEKGFAMLSVQQA from the coding sequence ATGAAAGCAAATAAAATCTCTTCAGTATTAGCATTAACTTTAATCGCAACTTCATTGTTCTCTGCTAATATTCAAGCGAAAGAAAATACGATTAACTTTAAAGCGGCCATTGTTATCCCACCATGTAGCTATGATGTCAATGAAAATGGAGTTGACCTAACTTTTTACAATGATAACACAAAAAAAATGAGCTCTATTTCTATTAATGTTGATAAAGAGAAAAAGTCAGCAGAATGGAAAGTATTAGAGAGCAACCGTAGTATTTATCAGTTGAATTGGACTGATAAAGAAAAAGGATTTGCAATGTTATCAGTTCAGCAAGCTTAA
- the argH gene encoding argininosuccinate lyase — MALWGGRFSQQADQRFKQFNDSLRFDYRLAQQDIIGSIAWSKSLVTVGVLTDSEQQSLEQALNALLKEVKDNPEMILQSDAEDIHSWVEGKLIDKVGDLGKKLHTGRSRNDQVATDLKLWCKDQVALLLEAVIELQKALVITAENNQDAVMPGYTHLQRAQPVTFAHWCLAYGEMLARDESRLKDTLKRLDVSPLGCGALAGTAYDIDREQLASWLGFASATRNSLDTVSDRDHVLELLSDASIGMVHLSRFAEDLIFFNSGEAGFIELSDKVTSGSSLMPQKKNPDALELIRGKCGRVQGALTGMMMTLKGLPLAYNKDMQEDKEGLFDALDTWLDCMHMAVLVLDGIQIRRPRCEEAAKQGYANATELADYLVAKGVPFREAHHIVGEAVVAAIAQGKALEEMALSDLQKFSDVIQLDVYDILSLQSCLDKRLAKGGVSQKQVAKAIVEAKALLGL, encoded by the coding sequence ATGGCACTTTGGGGTGGACGTTTTAGTCAGCAGGCAGATCAGCGGTTTAAACAGTTTAATGATTCATTACGTTTTGATTATCGCTTAGCGCAACAAGATATTATCGGTTCAATCGCATGGTCAAAATCATTAGTTACTGTCGGTGTGCTGACAGATAGCGAACAACAATCTTTAGAACAGGCACTGAATGCACTGCTAAAAGAAGTCAAAGACAATCCTGAAATGATCCTGCAAAGTGATGCGGAAGATATTCACAGTTGGGTAGAAGGCAAGCTGATTGATAAAGTCGGTGATTTGGGTAAAAAATTACATACAGGTCGTAGTCGTAATGACCAAGTCGCGACAGATTTAAAACTATGGTGTAAAGACCAAGTTGCATTATTGCTAGAAGCAGTTATTGAACTCCAAAAAGCGTTAGTGATCACAGCAGAAAACAACCAAGACGCAGTGATGCCAGGTTATACCCATTTACAACGCGCCCAGCCAGTGACATTTGCTCATTGGTGTCTAGCGTATGGTGAAATGTTAGCGCGTGATGAAAGCCGTTTAAAAGATACTTTAAAGCGTTTGGATGTTAGCCCATTAGGCTGCGGAGCATTAGCCGGAACCGCTTATGATATTGATCGTGAGCAACTTGCCTCTTGGCTTGGTTTTGCATCTGCGACGCGCAACAGCTTAGACACTGTTTCCGACCGAGACCACGTCCTCGAATTATTGTCTGATGCCAGTATTGGTATGGTGCATTTGTCGCGTTTTGCTGAGGATTTAATTTTCTTCAATAGCGGTGAGGCAGGGTTTATTGAGTTATCTGACAAAGTTACGTCAGGCTCTTCATTAATGCCGCAAAAGAAAAACCCTGATGCACTAGAACTGATCCGTGGTAAGTGTGGGCGAGTTCAAGGTGCATTAACGGGTATGATGATGACCTTGAAAGGGTTACCACTTGCCTATAACAAAGATATGCAAGAAGACAAAGAAGGTTTATTTGATGCCTTAGATACTTGGTTAGATTGTATGCATATGGCTGTATTAGTTCTCGATGGTATTCAAATTCGCCGCCCACGGTGTGAAGAAGCAGCCAAACAAGGTTATGCAAATGCGACGGAGTTGGCAGACTATTTAGTCGCAAAAGGCGTTCCCTTCCGTGAAGCGCATCATATTGTCGGTGAAGCGGTTGTCGCTGCAATTGCTCAAGGTAAAGCACTAGAAGAAATGGCGTTAAGTGATTTGCAAAAATTCAGTGATGTTATCCAACTCGATGTATACGACATTCTTTCGTTACAGTCGTGTTTAGATAAAAGGTTAGCTAAAGGTGGGGTATCTCAGAAGCAGGTGGCGAAAGCCATTGTGGAAGCGAAAGCTCTGCTGGGTTTATAG
- a CDS encoding argininosuccinate synthase, whose amino-acid sequence MKKGIKKIVLAYSGGLDTSAIIPWLKENYDDCEVVAFVADVGQDREDLVGVEKKALQSGASECYVVDLREEFVKEYIYPVLKTGALYEGSYLLGTSMARPIIAKAQVEIALKVGADAVAHGATGKGNDQVRFESTYAALAPQLQVVAPWREWDLRSREALLDYLKERNIPTTASLEKIYSRDENAWHISTEGGVLESTWNAANQDCWVWTVDPQDAPDEAELVTVGVKQGEVVSVNGKVLSPLGCLEALNTLGAKHGVGRIDIVENRLVGMKSRGCYETPGGTIMMAALRGVEQLVLDRDSYKWREQLGLEMSYVVYDGRWFAPLRHSLQAAAESLAQDVTGEVVLKLYKGQVTAIQKKADKSLYSEEFATFGEDEVYDHSHAGGFIRLYSLSSRIRALKEQNKAK is encoded by the coding sequence ATGAAAAAGGGCATTAAAAAGATAGTATTAGCATACTCAGGCGGCTTGGACACATCGGCAATTATTCCATGGTTGAAAGAAAACTATGATGATTGTGAAGTGGTTGCATTTGTTGCCGATGTGGGACAAGACAGAGAAGATTTAGTCGGTGTTGAGAAAAAAGCACTGCAATCGGGGGCATCAGAATGTTATGTCGTTGATTTACGCGAAGAGTTTGTCAAAGAATATATCTATCCAGTATTAAAAACAGGTGCGTTATATGAAGGTAGCTATTTATTAGGTACATCAATGGCTCGCCCAATTATTGCGAAAGCGCAAGTTGAAATTGCATTAAAAGTGGGTGCAGATGCCGTTGCCCATGGAGCAACAGGTAAAGGTAACGACCAAGTGCGTTTTGAAAGCACCTATGCGGCATTAGCCCCACAATTACAAGTGGTTGCACCGTGGCGTGAGTGGGACTTACGTTCCCGTGAAGCCCTACTCGATTACCTGAAAGAACGGAATATCCCGACAACAGCTAGCCTTGAAAAAATTTATAGCCGTGATGAAAACGCATGGCATATCTCCACCGAAGGTGGTGTGCTAGAGAGTACATGGAATGCAGCCAACCAAGATTGCTGGGTATGGACTGTGGATCCACAAGACGCACCAGACGAAGCAGAACTGGTTACTGTTGGTGTGAAACAAGGTGAAGTGGTATCTGTTAATGGTAAGGTGCTGTCTCCATTAGGCTGTTTAGAAGCATTGAACACGTTAGGTGCGAAACACGGTGTTGGTCGTATCGATATTGTTGAAAACCGTTTAGTGGGTATGAAATCTCGCGGTTGTTATGAAACCCCAGGAGGCACCATCATGATGGCAGCACTGCGTGGTGTCGAGCAATTAGTGCTAGATCGTGATAGCTATAAATGGCGTGAACAGTTAGGTTTAGAAATGTCCTATGTGGTTTATGATGGTCGTTGGTTCGCACCATTGCGTCATTCATTGCAAGCTGCGGCAGAATCTTTAGCACAAGATGTGACAGGTGAAGTAGTACTGAAACTGTATAAAGGTCAAGTGACTGCTATTCAGAAGAAAGCAGATAAGAGCTTATATTCAGAAGAGTTTGCGACATTTGGTGAAGATGAAGTGTATGACCATAGCCATGCTGGTGGTTTTATCCGTCTTTATTCCCTGTCTTCACGTATTCGTGCGTTGAAAGAGCAAAACAAAGCAAAATAA